In the genome of Natronomonas salina, the window TGTCGCCGCGCTCCTTCGAGAGGATGTTCAGCGCCGCGGCGGCGCCGTCGCCGGCGGAGATGACCGCCTGCCACTCCTCGGCCCGCCCCATCGCGCCCGTGGCGTAGACGTCGTCGACGCTCGTCTCCATCGTCACGTCCACGTCGACGACGTCGCCGTCGAAGGCACAGCCCAGCGACTCCGCGAGGTCGCGGTTCGCGCCGGTCGCGAGGACCACGTAGTCGGCGTCGTACTCGTCGTCCTCGGTCGTGACCGTGAAGCCGTCGCCGCTCTCGGCGACGTCCGTGACCGCCTCCCCCTGGCGCCGCTCGGCGCCGAAGGTGTCGACCTGTCCGCGGAGCGTCTCCAGGAACGCCGTCCCGTCCTGCGAGCCGATCCCCGGGTAGTTCAGGAGGTGGGTCTTGTGGAGCCACGTCTCGTCGGTGTCGAAGACCGTCGCCTCGAGGCCGTTCTTCGCGGCGAACAGTGCAGCGCTCAGGCCGGCGGGGCCCCCGCCGACGACGATGACGTTCGTCATGTCGGAGAGAACGGCCGTGGGACGGATAGGGATGCGCCGGTCGTGTCGCGATGGACACGACCGAGTCGCAGTTTTCACATCGAGTCGAGGACCCGCTCCTGCAACGCCCGCCGGTCGTCGTGGTTCCGCTGGCTGTCCGCGACGAACTCGATGACCTGCGAGCCGTCGATCTTGACGGACTCCGCGTACAGCTCCCGGAACTCCGCGCGGTCGTCGGTGCGGGCGAACTCCAGGCCGTAGAGGTCCGCGGAGTGCTCGAAGTCCAGCCCGTGCGGCGTCCGGAACCACTCGTCGAAGGCGTCGTGCTCCTCGATGGGGAGGAGGTGGAAGATGCCGCCGCCGTCGTTGTTGACGCAGACGATCGTCGCGTCGACGTCGCACCGCGAGATGGTGAGCAGCCCGTTCATGTCGTGGTAGTAGGCCAGGTCACCGGTCACGATGACGAGCGGGTCGTCGGTGGCCGACCCGGCGCCGAGGCCCGTCGAGGTGATGCCGTCGATGCCCGAGGCGCCGCGGTTGCCGAGGACGGTGAGGTTCGCGGTCCGGGGCCGCCCGAACCGGTCGAGGTCGCGGACCGGCATCGAGTTCGAGACGAAGAGCGTCGCCGGATCCGGGGCGCCGTCGACGACCTCCGCGAGGACGGCGCCCTCTTCGGGCTCCGCGCCGGCGACGAGCTCCCAGTAGTCGCGTTCGGCCGCGCGGAGTCGGTCGGCGTAGCCACCGGGGTCGCGGTCGACCGCGCTCGCGAGTTCGGTCGCCAGCCGGGTCTCGTCGGCGACCACGAGGTCTGTCGCGGTGAACGTCGCCTCCCGCCAGCCGCCCGCCGGGTCGACGACGAACTGTCGGGCCCCGGAGTCCCGGAGGTAGTGCCGGAGGGGCTTCGAGGTCGGTGACGCGCCGAAGCGGACGACCACCTCGGGGTCGGCGTCGATCGTAGGCAGGTAGGTATCGTACCCGCCGAGGACGGTGGCCCCGTCCATCCCGACGTGGACGCCGAACCTGGCCCCCGAGAGCGGGTCGGCGGCGACCGGGAAGCCGCTCGCGCGGGCGAGGCCGAGCAGGGCGTCGCGGGCCGGCGACGGTCGGTCCGCGGGCCCGCAGACGATCAGCCCCGAGCCCGCCCCCGAGATCGCCTCGGCGAGTGCTCGACGGTCACCCTGTGCCAAAGCCGCGCGCCCGCGTGTCGTCTCCACGAAGGGGCCGTCCCGCCCCTCGACGGCCAGGGGGTACGCCTCCGGGAACCCGGCCGGAACCGAGCCGTCCGGGACGCCCTTCGGCGCGGCACCGGGGCCGGCGCCGGGTTCCAGCGGCTTGCGGAAGGGGACGTCGAGGTGGACCGGTCCCGGTTCGGTCCCCGCCGCGGTCGCGATGGCGCGACAGACTGCCGTCCGGAGCGACCTGAGCTTCCGGTCGGCGGCCTCCGGTTCCGGGAGCTTGCGGTACTGCCGGACCGAATCGCCGTAGAGCTTCTCCTGGTCGACGGTCTGGTTGGCGCCGCTGTCCTGCAGTTCCGGCGGCCGGTCGGCGGTCAACAGGAGCATCGGCACCCTGGCGCTGTCGGCCTCGACGACCGCCGGGTGGAAGTTCGCCAGGGCGGTCCCGGAGGTCGAAACCAGCGGCGTCGGCTCCCCCGTCCGTTTGGCGCGACCCAGCGCGAAGTACGCCGCCGAGCGCTCGTCGAGCTGCGAGTACGTCTCGATATCCGGGTGGTCGGCGAGGGCGACGGTCAGCGGCGTCGAGCGGCTCCCCGGCGACAGGACGGCCGCCTCGACGCCCGCCTTCGCGAGTTCGTCGGCGATCGCCGTCCCCCACAGCTCGTTGACGGTCATTCTAGCTCGTCGAGGATCGGGCGGTACTTCAGTTGCACCTCGTCCCACTCGCGGTCCGGGTCCGAGTCGGCGACGATGCCGACGCCGGCGAACAGCGTGGCGACGTCGCCGCGGGCGACCGCAGACCGGATCGCGACGGCGAAGGAGCCGTAGCCCGCGGCGTCGAACCAGCCGACCGGCGCCGCGTACCAGCCGCGCTCGAAGGGTTCGGTGTCGCGGATGGTGCGGAGCGCCTCGTCCGGCGGGAGCCCGCCGACGGCGGGCGTCGGGTGCAGCGCCTCGACCAGGGTGAGGACGTGCTCGTCGGCGGCCAGTTCGGCCGTGATCGGCGTCTCGATGTGCTGGACGGTCGCGAG includes:
- a CDS encoding NAD(P)/FAD-dependent oxidoreductase; this translates as MTNVIVVGGGPAGLSAALFAAKNGLEATVFDTDETWLHKTHLLNYPGIGSQDGTAFLETLRGQVDTFGAERRQGEAVTDVAESGDGFTVTTEDDEYDADYVVLATGANRDLAESLGCAFDGDVVDVDVTMETSVDDVYATGAMGRAEEWQAVISAGDGAAAALNILSKERGDNYHDFDTPDQVESVFEAAIDRGE
- the menD gene encoding 2-succinyl-5-enolpyruvyl-6-hydroxy-3-cyclohexene-1-carboxylic-acid synthase gives rise to the protein MTVNELWGTAIADELAKAGVEAAVLSPGSRSTPLTVALADHPDIETYSQLDERSAAYFALGRAKRTGEPTPLVSTSGTALANFHPAVVEADSARVPMLLLTADRPPELQDSGANQTVDQEKLYGDSVRQYRKLPEPEAADRKLRSLRTAVCRAIATAAGTEPGPVHLDVPFRKPLEPGAGPGAAPKGVPDGSVPAGFPEAYPLAVEGRDGPFVETTRGRAALAQGDRRALAEAISGAGSGLIVCGPADRPSPARDALLGLARASGFPVAADPLSGARFGVHVGMDGATVLGGYDTYLPTIDADPEVVVRFGASPTSKPLRHYLRDSGARQFVVDPAGGWREATFTATDLVVADETRLATELASAVDRDPGGYADRLRAAERDYWELVAGAEPEEGAVLAEVVDGAPDPATLFVSNSMPVRDLDRFGRPRTANLTVLGNRGASGIDGITSTGLGAGSATDDPLVIVTGDLAYYHDMNGLLTISRCDVDATIVCVNNDGGGIFHLLPIEEHDAFDEWFRTPHGLDFEHSADLYGLEFARTDDRAEFRELYAESVKIDGSQVIEFVADSQRNHDDRRALQERVLDSM